The region ATTTTTAAAGCATTTTTTTCCAGCAGCATGTTCAAATAATTGCTTGAGATATATTTAGATACTGAAATTTCATTATTTATAAAACGGATAATATCAATCAAATCGTTGTTAATTTCAGATTTAACATTAAATTGTTCTTTAATTTTATTAGAACATTTAAAATCACTGCTTATTAAGACAACTGATTTTCCTAATTTTGCAAGGTTTGCGGCAATATTTGGAGTTATGAAAGAAGAACTTCTATACGGGGATGATGAGACAAAAGAAATAACTTTAATTTTTTTATCATATGAAAGTCTCATCAGATTTGAAGAAATATTTGCATAAGAAGCTCCGTGTATAGATTCGGTACTTTTTATCAATCCGTTTTCGGCATATTCTGCCTTAAAATATTCTGAATTTTCTATATAGGGTAAAACACCCATAGATTTATAAGATCTAAGAGCAAAACTTTCAGGATTTTCTTTAACCCAGCCTCCTAAAAATCCCGCTAAAGCGCCTGTGTATATAAAGCCGAGGAAACTTAATATTAGAGCATTGTCAGTTCTTTTAGGTTTTGACGGGTAATCAAGAACAAAAACATTATCTACAATTCCATTTTCTTTAAATTTAGCGTCAAGTTGTTTTCTTTTAAAACTTTCATAGATATTTTTTAAAGTGTCTTCTTGATTGGTTAGTTCTTCAAGATTTAAAATTTTATTGGGAAGTTCTGATTCTGTATTTTTTAAATTGGTCATAGTGCCGGCAAGTGATGCAAGCTCGGCTCTTAAAGAAGTTGTTTCGGCCTGAACTCTCGCCATATCAAGAGCAAGGTCTTGAGAAGGCTCATCATAAAGGCCTCTTTTTACGGAAACATCTTGCAATGATTCTTTGGTTCTACTATCGATACTGGAGTTGATAGATTTTATTTCGTTTTTTGCGGCAACAACTTCAGGATAAGCATCATTGAATTTGCCGGTAAGATTTGCATATCTTTGCTTTGCAACAGCAAGTTCGTTATGCAAGGCTTCCAGATGACGGTCTTCTCCTATAGCTGTAGCTCTTAATGCGGCTTTTGAATCGCTAAAACCAAGCTGCTCAGCAAAATTAGCAAGTTTTTTGTCATTATAATTAATTTGACTTTTCAAATCAGCTATTTGTTTGTCAAGGAGGTATCTTGACTGCAAAATATTAATGCTTTCCTCATTTGCATTGATTACTCCTTTTGAAATTCTATAATCTCTTATTCGCTGTCTTGCCATAGCAAGTTTATTTTCAATTTCTTTTGAATAAGTGTTTAAATATTTGCTTTGTTTAGTTTCAATAGATCTTCTTAATTCAAGATTTTCGTTTTTAAACTGGGCTATTGTTTCAAGCAGTACAAAATCCGCTGATTTTTCGTTTGACCAGTTTAAAGAAAGAGTAAGCGTATCCGTTGAAGGAATTATTTTTGTTTTAAGTTTATTTTTAAAATAATTATGAAAATCTCTTGCGGATTTTATTTTAAGGCTTTCGAATTCTTTAGGGTATTTAACGCTTATAGTTTTGTAGATTTTATCTGACAAGCTTTCTGACTGAAGAATTTGGATAATATTGAAAAGAGGATTACTGTATCCGCTTTGAGAGGCGACACTGGAATCTCCTGTTTCTGTATCTGTAGAGACGCTGTACTGGGGGATATTCCTTATATAGATTTTCGCATCTGTTTTATAAGAAGGCTTAAAAACGAAAACTGCATAAATAAGGAACAAAGCGAAAGATGTCCAAACACATGAACTTATAAGCTTCTTTTCCTTTGAAATTATGGATAAAAATTTTTCTGCCATATCAATCCTTTAACTCCTTTTTTACTTTATATAATTTCTAAGAGGTTTTAAAATATTGCATTATCTTCTGAAAACATAATCCATGTTGCTGTAGCCGGTGGCAAAAGAACTTACCGGATTTACAACTCTTAGCAGATAATCAAAGCCTCGAGCAATTCCTGAAGAAGCTTTCTCAGGCACAAAGACTATATCATTTGGTAACAGAACAACATCGTTTTTCATCGGGTTTACTTTTGCGGATGTAAGCTTGCCGTTATTATCCATTCTGGAGATGATTACGGATTTTGGAGGAGAAGTAGCGCCGTAAAGATATCCGCCGGCCATGCTTATAGCTGTATTTAATCTTGGAGAATCACTTGCGTTAAGCATTACAAGACCTGCATTATTTACATATCCCATTACTCTTACAGGGATTTGTTTTCGTGAAAAAGTTGAAGCGGCAAAATCATTGTATTTTTGTGAATCAATTGCATAAGTTGTTGATAGTTTTGGAACATAAACTACATCCCCGCTCATTAGATAAATATCCTGAGCAGAATTTCCTTTATTTACAAGATCAAGCAAATTGACATTATATTTTGTCCCATCATATTTATTTGATATTTCAATGTTTTCAAGATCTGCATCAGGAGTTATTCCTCCGGCAGCTCCGAGGATGTTAGTGAGCAAAGGGGTTTTTCTGTCAATTGCTACTGTTCTTTGTTCAGAAGTATATGAATTGGAATAAGAGGTATCTGTGTTTAATTCATAGCTTCCGGGGGATACTATGGCACCTGTTAAATAAACTATTAAAGGTTTTGTTTTAGTAAGAGTTATGGAAATCATAGGATTTTTAATGATAACTTCAAACTTATTTTTTAATTCGTTGCGAAGTTCGTCAAGAGTTTTTCCTTGTGCTTTTGTAGCGCCTATAGGACCTATCAATATATTTCCGTCAGGTTGGACACGAACATTTTCCTGTCTGAATTCGGGAAATCCTATAAAAGATATGTCTAATACATCATTGGGACCAAGAATGTATTTTCTGGCGTAAGTATTATTTCTAACCTCCAATTTATTAGGTTCTTGCGAACTTTCTGAAACGGCACTCAAGTTTGCTTTGAGAGAAGTTCCTTCTGATGCACTGCTTTTTAAATTCGAGAAATTTGGAAAAATAAATAAACTGACAAAAACTAAGAAAGTTACTATTTTTTTCATTTTTTTCATAATATTTTCCATTTCCTTTTAACTTAAATAATGAGTAATAATTAGCACTATATTTTTCTGAAAAATTTTAATAAATTAATATTTCTTTAAATAATATTGAAAATAAATTACCTGCTTTACCATATAAAAGATTATTTGTTTTTCCTCTAAAAGGACAATTTTAAAAGTTATTTAATTTTTTTTATACTAAAACGAGTTTATATTTTCGGAAACGATGAGTTTTCGAAAATAATGCTTTTACTATCGAATGCCGCTTTTCTGCAGGTTATTAAAATCCCGAATTTATTTTTAAATCGGCATAAATCAATTTCAAAAGAAAACGAGAAATAAAAAAATAAAGGGGTGAGTGAGTTGCTGCTGGCTATGAAAAGTGGATTGCGAGCTGAGAGCGAAGAAGGGGCTTTATCTTTTCGAAACGCAGTTGCTTTCGAGTAATCAGGCAACGAGCCAAAAATTGCTCTCATGGACTGCTTTGAAGCAGAGGCCGTGGAAAATAAGGATTTTACGAATATTTGTTTAAAAAGGTATAAATCAAATTAAACATAAGGCTATATACACAAGGAGGGTTTATTTCTTTGTGATGACGTATAGTATGTCATCCGTATAGTATATTTTTCGAAAAATTTTTTTTATTATTATTTATGAATTTATGAGGAGTTAAAGATGTTGTTAACAACTCCTGACAAGGAATTTACAACTATAAATTTATCCAAAAAAAATGATAGCTCAAAAAAGAAAATTGCTATTGTCTCGGATCAAATATCAGGCGGTATAGGAGGAGCTGAGAGCATAACCTTTTCTATGGCAAGAATGTATCCGGATGCTCATTTGTACGCAACTGTCGTTGATAAAAATATTCTTCCGGATGATATTTTACAAAAAGGAATAAAATCAACTTTTATACAAAATCTTCCGTTAAGTAAAAAGCTGTATAAAGCTTATCTTCCTTTAATGCCTACAGCTATTGAATATCTTGATTTACAAGAATATGACATTATTTTTTCGTCACATCATTGCGTTGCAAAAGGGGTTATACCAAGACCCGATGCGGTTCATATCTGTTATTGCCATTCTCCGGCAAGGTATATATGGGATTTGTTCTGGACATATCAACAACTTAACGGTGTAAATAAAATTACAAAATTCTTAAGCTCTTTTCTCTGCAACTATCTTAGAGTTTGGGATGTGACAAGCTCTGCCAGGGTTGATTATTTTCTGGCAAATTCGGGTTATACAGCAGCGAGAATAAAAAAATTCTATAACAGGGATTGTGAAATTTTGTATCCGCCTGTAGACACCAATAAGTTTTTCCATGAAGGATACGATGATTATTATTTAATGATAAGCAGGCTTGTCGGGTATAAAAGGTTTGATCTTGCAATAGAAGCATTTAATGAAAACGGTAAAAAACTTGTAATTATAGGCGACGGTGCAGAATTTGAAAAATACAAAAAAATTGCAAAACCCAACGTTAAACTGCTTGGAAAAGTTTCGGATGAAATTCTTGCCAAGTATATGAATAGATGCAAAGGATTTATATTTCCCGGCAAAGAAGATTTCGGTATTGTAATGGCGGAAGCGCAAGCTGCAGGCAAGCCGGTCATTGCTTTTAAAGGCGGCGGCGCTCTCGATATTGTAATAGATGGTCAGACAGGAATTCTTTTTGAAGAGCAAACTGTTGAATCTCTTGGTAATGCCATAAAAATTTGTGAAAAAAACGAATGGGATAACAGGTTTATACAAGAAAGTGCAAAAAGATTTGATAAAGAAAAGTTTAATAAAAGACTCAAACAAATAATAGAAAACACGTAATAAAAGTTATATAGAGGTAGAAAAAATGTTAGCGGAAAAAACCATAGATAAAAATATTATTTCACAAGAAATTGTTGATTTTATAAAAAATTCTAATAATAGATTTGATAATATAATAAAAAATCCTTACGAAATTTCAATTAATCTTTATAATTCAAATCAAAAAGTTTTTCAGTATTTTCTGAAAAAAATAATTGAAAAGACGATAACCATAGTAGGTCTGGCTTTGATTTCACCTGTTCTTTTTATTACTGCAGCAGCAATAAAACTGGAATCAGAAGGACCTGTGTTTTTTAAACAAAAAAGAATAGGCCAGCATGGTAAGGAATTTTATATTTGCAAATTTAGAAGCATGTACAAAGATTCCGAAAAAAAGGCTGAAGAACTGCAAAAATACAATCAAACAAACGCATTAATGTTTAAAATGTTTGATGATCCGAGAATAACAAAAGTCGGCAAATTTATTAGAAAATACAGTATTGATGAACTTCCTCAGTTATTCAATGTTCTTAAAGGTGAAATGAGTCTTGTGGGCTTCAGGCCTCCTTTACCATCCGAAGTAAGCAAATATAAGGATTTATATTATGTGCGATTTGCAATGATGCCGGGATTAACAGGTCCATGGCAGGTAAGCGGCAGGTCAAAAATTAAAGAATTTGAAGATGTCGTAAATCTTGAATATGAATATGCAAAAGATTGGTCATTGTTTAAAGATATGCACATATTAATGAAAACCATTCCTGTTGTATTATTTGGAAAAGATACCGCTTAATTATGAAATGAAAAATATTTTATACCCTTATAAGGTCTTGACTTTATAAAAACAAACAAATATGATAGTTTCTAGTTATCGTACTTTAAAAAATAATTATTAAAGGGGTGAGGGATGAAAAAGGAAATCTTGTTCTTGGGCTTTGCAGTGCTTATTTCCGGGGAAACAGCTTTTGCGATCGAAAATACTACAATACCCGACAAATTTTCGGGGCAAAGTTGCGGTCTTTCAGATAATAGACTTTGTGATGCCGTAACTAATATTTTAGTGAAGGAACTGCTGAAACAAACGGTTTATACTGTCGGAACACAGGTTCTTAACAAATATATGAATACAACCGTAACTATTCCGGTAACAACGACTACTCCGGTAGTTTATACTCCTGCGGCAGCACCTGTAACAACACCTGCTCCTGTTGTTTATACTCCGGCGGCAAGTCCTGCTCCTCTCAGCACAACCACAACTACTGTTCCGGAAGAACAGATGATTATTGTTAATTAAAAATTTTACTTAACACCTGTTTGCGAAAAAAATCATTGCCTGTTTTTAACAAGATAGGCTCTAAGAAAGCTAAACAGAAAGAAAGAGAAACTTGAAAAATTATAATTATAAGAAACAGATAATGAAAAACCCTGTATCAATAAAAATTATTTTTATGGGGTTTGGTTTGTTAGCGGGGATTTTATTTAGTTCAGTTGCTTTTGCGACAGCATCAAAAATTGTTCTTTTTTGTTCAAGTTGGAGTATGCAATGCAGAGAAGCACGAACAGCCTGTTTTTCTCTTGCGCAGGAAACCGGTATAAATTTTACTGATTTGGATATAGACCAAAAATCTTCACTGCAAAAAGCAAATAATTTAGGACTGAGCTTTCCTTCGGCAATTCCGTATCTTTATATCATTGACAAAAAAGGCAATGTTATAAAAGGAAAACTTTACAACGGAGAAGCTTTGCAGGAGTTGAAACAGGAAATAATTAAATATACCTGAGCTAATAATTAAAAACTATCTCGATATTAGCTCATATGTGAGAATTATTCGGATAATTATTGGTATTAATTTTTTTTGGAACTTTTACAAAAATAATTAACGGGAAAAAATAACGTTATTCTACTTAGTGATGTTTTTTTATATAAAGTATTTCATTATGTTTTTTATATAAAAAATGGAGTCCTGATTTATGAGTGACGATAATGAAAATCTAAAAAATATAATTATTAATACTTTAATAAGTGACGATCTCGAGGAAGCTGTCAGAAATATAACGATGGAACTGGGCAAGCTCTTTAATGCAGACAGAGTGCATTTCAGGTTTTATGATAAAGATATAAATACTTTTTCGGAGGTTGTCGAAGAATACAGAAAAAATAAAGAAAGTCCTTCCTCAAAGAGAAAGATGCTTTATCCTATAGAGTTTGACAGGTTTTTAAAAGATAAATTAACACAAGAAAAGCATCTTTTTATAATCGATGATATTAATAAACCTGAATATCCCGAAACATTTAAGCAGCTTTTTGAAAATCTGGAAATAAATAATGAAATAATACTGCCCATTTTTTTTAGAGGAGAGCTTGAATCTGCATTTTTTATAACGAACACAGAATCCACAGAACTTTTATCAGGAAAAAATCTGGAATTTTTAATTCCTGCTGCAAGACAAATTTCTATCGGGACTCATTTGTTTAAAGTCCAAAATAGTCTTATCAAGGCTGTTAGTTACGAAAAAATACTCAAAGAAATAATAATGGAAGTCAGGGGTTATGAAAACCTTGAGCAAGTATTTGAGTATTTGGTCAATAAATTGGCGGATATGTATGGAGTGAACAAGGTTTTACACTTAAATACCGATTCTTTAGGAAATTTTGTCGTCATAAATGAAGCATTAAAAGATAGAGTTAAAGAGTTTGAAGGAAAAATAATTTTTACACAGGATTCTTTTAAGGAACTGGAAAATTATACAGAACATTCAATTATAACGGTAAATACTCTTGAGCAAATTCAAAATACCAAATTAAAGAAATTTCTGGAAGAAAATAATATTAAAGCTTTTATGCTCTATCCTATTGAAATCCTTTCACCTGTTAAAGGCGAAAGGAAAATAGAAGAAAGGGTTATGGTCTGTTCTGATATTCCGAGAAAATGGTCGTATCAGGATATAGAATCTTTAAAGTTAATTGTTGGAACTACCGCAATTATTTATATTGAAATCAGAAGCAGAAAAGAAATAAGAGCAATTGAAGAAATTTTTATAGCCTCGCTTGTTCATGATTTGAAGAGCCCTATTTATGCCGAGCAAAAAGCCCTTGAATTCATAATATCAAAAAAACAGGATGCCAGTATTCAAAGCATTATGACGTATTTGAATGATATATATAAGACAAATGAAGAGCTTTTAAGGCTTATAACAAATCTTCTTCTTGTTTATTCAATGGATCTTGGCTTGCATGAAATAAAAAAAGAACCGGCAAATATATCTAAAATAATTGATGATGCCATAAGAACAATAAAACCTATGGCTGATGATAACGAATCAGAAATTATTAAAAATATTCAGGAAATTCTTATGGATATTTACATGGATCCTGATGAAATCAGACGGGTTTTTATAAATATAATAATTAATGCCATTAAACATAATCCTAAAAAAGTAGAAATAAATATTTCCGCCGAAAAGAGAGAAAACGAAATTCTTATTTCAATAAGTGATAATGGTGCCGGAATCCCTGAAGCAGAAAAAGCCAATATTTTTCAAAAATATCAGACAAGTAAGAGAAAAGTTGGTACGGGTCTCGGGCTTTATTTGTCAAAACAAATAGTTGAATATCACGGGGGAACAATATGGTTTGAATCAGAAGAGGGCAAGGGAACTACTTTCTATTTTACTTTGCCGTTAACTGATGAGATAAAAGGAGATTGATGTGTATTTAACAGATTCAGCTCCTCAAATAACAATAGTAATTGTAGAAGATGAAAATTTGTATAAAAAAGTGATTATAGATTTTCTTCAGGAAGATTCTGCTTTTAAAGTTGTGGGGGAAGCAAAAGATGGACAGACGGCAGTCAATCTTGCCAAAGAGCTTCGGCCCGATGTAATAATTATGGATCTCGGGCTTCCTGTTATTTCAGGAACGGAAGCCACTAAAAAAATAAAAGAAACTAATTCGTTTATTAAAATTATAGCGTTAACAGCTCATTCGGATAAAAATGAAGCCATAGATTCATTGATAGCAGGAGCTTCTGCTTATGTTAACAAAGATATTAAAATTCAGCATCTAAAAATGATTATTCAGACGGTTAATGAAGGTGCAATTTGGCTATCTCCCGTTATAGGCTTTAAAGTTTTTTCGGAAATCCTAAAGCTTTATAAGCATAAGTAACAGGAGTTGCACAAGCGTTAAATTTCATTTTATTTTATCCGACTTCTTTTAAACCGTTAGTCGATATGATTTTCAAGCGTCTTTCAGGCTCTTCACCGACACTTGTACTTGTCAGGTTATACTTTTCAATGATTTCATGCTGAAGTTTTCTTATATGTGATTTTCTTGGTTCGAGTTCTATTGAGTCTGAACCGTTTAGAATTTTATAAACAGCTCCTTGAACTTCTTTTAATGCTTCTTCAGTTTCATCAAAACAAGCCATTCCGTAAGAATCCCCAGGTTTTTCTTTCATGCCGAAAGAATCTTTAATCGCTTTTTGAATTTGAGGCATTGTATTTGATTTTACAAAATGAATAGGCAAATGATAATCTTTGGCGACATTTAAGATTTTTGCGCCGCCTTTTGAAAAGCTGTTATGTGCAATTACGACATCGGCTTCATCGATATTTCTTGTGATTTCAACGTCAATGTCAAGTCTTTCAATAACTTTATCAACCATTGAGCGGCTTACAGCGTAGATAAATATTTTTTTGCTTGAGGCTCTAATGTTTTTGGTGTATTTGTCCACAAAAGCTTCAAAGTTAACTTTCTGCTCGATTTTTTCTGCTTTTTCAGCCTGTTTAACTTCGACAGTTTCTCCTTTGTGATCAATTTTTCTGATTTCAGGAGATATAGGCCAGTCTCTAAGGATACAATCAACGGCTTCAGACGCATTTGGATATACTGCGAGAGTTTCTCTGTCTCTGATTTCGATTATTATATCAAAAGTAGGCTGTTTTTCTCTTTCAAGAACAGTTTTCTGGCAAGCTCTTCTTCTTGCTTCATCATCGCCCAGCGTTACAGTATTTACTCCGCCGACTAAGTCTGACAAAGTAGGGTTTTTAATAAGATTTTCAAGGAGATTTCCGTGTGCTGTAGCAATAAGCATTACGCCTCTTTCGGCTATTGTTCTGGCAGCCTGTGCTTCTTGCTCTGTACCTATTTCATCTACAACAATCACTTCAGGTGTATGATTTTCAACAGCCTCAATCATCACATCTTTTTGACGTTCCGGTGATAAAACTTGCATACGTCTTGATTTGCCAATCGCAATATGGGGAACATCGCCATCTCCGGCAATTTCATTGGAAGTGTCGACAACAATAACACGTTTGCTCAAATCATCGGCTAAAAGCCTTGCTATTTCTCTGAGTTTTGTAGTTTTTCCCACGCCCGGTTTTCCGAGAAATAAAATACTTTTTTCTTGAAGCACTAAATCTTTTATACAATTAATAGTTCCGGTTACGACCCTGCCGACTCTGCATGTAAGACCTATAACATGACCTTTTCTGTTGCGAATAGCGCTAATTCTGTGGAGTGTTCCCGGAATACCGGATCTGTTATCGGATGTAAAATCATCTATTTTTGAAATTACGGAATCAATATCTTTTTGGGTTACAAATTCTTGTCCGAGATATTCGATAGACTTGTCTAAATGCCTTAATTCGCCTCTTCTTCCAATATCCAAAACAACTTCTACTATATCATCCAGTTTAAGTTTTTTCATTTCGCCGATTATTTTAGGCGGCAATACAGCAGCAAGTTTTTCTAAATCACTGTAAAATTCAGAATTCGAAAAGTTTTTTTCTTCTAAATTCACGGAATGCTCCTCTCTGCAAAAACTACGTCCATAATATTTTTCTTCAGATAGGTTTTCTTTGTGTTTTATTCCGTACTCCTTTTTTATACCTACATTATACATCTTTTTCCGCCACTTTGCATTAATTTACTACTAAGCTTGTAGTAATGTTAACAATTCGTTGCAATTGCATAATAAAAATTTCCTCAAGCTCATCTAAATAAGATAGAATTGTTTTTCTCGCAAAAGTTCCGTATCCTATCCCTGAAATTTTTAAATCGAGTTGATTCACCAATTTTTTAGTAAAATAATTTGTTCCTCCCGAAATTTGTATGTAAGCATTTGTTTTATTTTCCACAAGAATTGTCGCTGCCGAAACAGCCTGCAAAGAAGAAGACGGCTTATCTGTTGCGCCCATAGGCACTCCGTCTATCTGCAAAATTACTTTTTGAGGGATAAGCTCTGTCAAAGAGCTTGTGTAATCCAGTAATTCAGTAGTGTTAAATCTTTTTGATTCAACGCAAAATGACAAAAGCTCGATGTTTGTGAGCAACTGTGCGTTTAATTCCAGAAAAATTTTCACCTCCTCTATGGAACTGCTTCCTGTATGTATTTCTATAGATTTAATTTCTTTAAAATCAAAATCAAAAGAATTGCTAAGTTTTGTAAAGCTTATTGCGTTTTGCAAACATGCTTCGCTGCATCTTCCACAGCCTAAGCAATTATCTTTATTGAGTTGTATTTTTTTATCTTCCTGCACAGCGGATTGAAGGATTTCGTCGGCGGGATGCAGGTTTTTAAGGCTGTCACCCTTAGAAGAATAAGCTGTTGATAAAGCCCTTGCAGGGCACGAATTTATACATTCAAAACAACTTGAGCATTTACTGTAATTAATTTCAGCCTTCCTGAAATGTAAATCATCTCCTGCATCGAGACTTACCATCAATACAGGCTCTTTATAATGCGCAAAAGCTTCCGGATTTTTATTATAAAGGTCGGAAGCTTTTTTAATTCCTGCTTTTGCAGACTGAATTATTGTTTGCGAGGGGGCAACATCTATCACATTTACCCCGCTCAATGCGTAAACCAGTGCAAGCCTTTCGACATGTTTTTCATTCGTGTTCGCTGCACCGCATATAATTTTTGTAAAAGCACCTTCTTCTAAAGCAAAAATAGCTCTGGCGACACTTTCGGTGTGTTCTGCCGGAACTATTATTTTTGTTTCATTGAGAGTATTCAATCGGATTTCTATCTCCTAACAAACCTCTTGTTATATTAAAGCATTTAATCAGAGATTTGTTAACTATATATTTGGAGGATTTTTTTGAATCATTATTTAACTCGAGTCGCCAATTAGCTAAAATTATTGCAAATATTGATTTTTGAGAATGTCATCCTGAGCAAAGCGAAGGATCTGTCCAATTTGTGATTTTAGCTAAAAATGCTTACTGGACAGATTCTTCGGGCTTTAGCCCTCAGAATGACAATTTGTAAAAATAAATTAATTGGCGACCGGGATTATTTATTTCTGCAATTTTAAAAAATATTTTTGCAGTTTATTCCGCTCTCATAAAGAACTTTTTAAATAGGGACACAAGAAAAACTACAGCGCCTAAAACAATCAAGCTGCCTATTATAGAAGTTAAATCTGTTAATTTGTACCCTAAAACAAGAGAAACATATACAAAAATAAATGATACGCCGCCGGTTATTTTGTTTAATCCTGATTCAACACCTTTTTGGCTGGAAAATAATTGTGCTGCTCCGCCAATAGAAGCCATTCCATCTCCTTTTGGAGAATGAAGAAGAACTAATA is a window of bacterium DNA encoding:
- a CDS encoding polysaccharide biosynthesis/export family protein, whose product is MKKMKKIVTFLVFVSLFIFPNFSNLKSSASEGTSLKANLSAVSESSQEPNKLEVRNNTYARKYILGPNDVLDISFIGFPEFRQENVRVQPDGNILIGPIGATKAQGKTLDELRNELKNKFEVIIKNPMISITLTKTKPLIVYLTGAIVSPGSYELNTDTSYSNSYTSEQRTVAIDRKTPLLTNILGAAGGITPDADLENIEISNKYDGTKYNVNLLDLVNKGNSAQDIYLMSGDVVYVPKLSTTYAIDSQKYNDFAASTFSRKQIPVRVMGYVNNAGLVMLNASDSPRLNTAISMAGGYLYGATSPPKSVIISRMDNNGKLTSAKVNPMKNDVVLLPNDIVFVPEKASSGIARGFDYLLRVVNPVSSFATGYSNMDYVFRR
- a CDS encoding glycosyltransferase, which gives rise to MLLTTPDKEFTTINLSKKNDSSKKKIAIVSDQISGGIGGAESITFSMARMYPDAHLYATVVDKNILPDDILQKGIKSTFIQNLPLSKKLYKAYLPLMPTAIEYLDLQEYDIIFSSHHCVAKGVIPRPDAVHICYCHSPARYIWDLFWTYQQLNGVNKITKFLSSFLCNYLRVWDVTSSARVDYFLANSGYTAARIKKFYNRDCEILYPPVDTNKFFHEGYDDYYLMISRLVGYKRFDLAIEAFNENGKKLVIIGDGAEFEKYKKIAKPNVKLLGKVSDEILAKYMNRCKGFIFPGKEDFGIVMAEAQAAGKPVIAFKGGGALDIVIDGQTGILFEEQTVESLGNAIKICEKNEWDNRFIQESAKRFDKEKFNKRLKQIIENT
- a CDS encoding sugar transferase; the encoded protein is MLAEKTIDKNIISQEIVDFIKNSNNRFDNIIKNPYEISINLYNSNQKVFQYFLKKIIEKTITIVGLALISPVLFITAAAIKLESEGPVFFKQKRIGQHGKEFYICKFRSMYKDSEKKAEELQKYNQTNALMFKMFDDPRITKVGKFIRKYSIDELPQLFNVLKGEMSLVGFRPPLPSEVSKYKDLYYVRFAMMPGLTGPWQVSGRSKIKEFEDVVNLEYEYAKDWSLFKDMHILMKTIPVVLFGKDTA
- a CDS encoding GAF domain-containing sensor histidine kinase, encoding MSDDNENLKNIIINTLISDDLEEAVRNITMELGKLFNADRVHFRFYDKDINTFSEVVEEYRKNKESPSSKRKMLYPIEFDRFLKDKLTQEKHLFIIDDINKPEYPETFKQLFENLEINNEIILPIFFRGELESAFFITNTESTELLSGKNLEFLIPAARQISIGTHLFKVQNSLIKAVSYEKILKEIIMEVRGYENLEQVFEYLVNKLADMYGVNKVLHLNTDSLGNFVVINEALKDRVKEFEGKIIFTQDSFKELENYTEHSIITVNTLEQIQNTKLKKFLEENNIKAFMLYPIEILSPVKGERKIEERVMVCSDIPRKWSYQDIESLKLIVGTTAIIYIEIRSRKEIRAIEEIFIASLVHDLKSPIYAEQKALEFIISKKQDASIQSIMTYLNDIYKTNEELLRLITNLLLVYSMDLGLHEIKKEPANISKIIDDAIRTIKPMADDNESEIIKNIQEILMDIYMDPDEIRRVFINIIINAIKHNPKKVEINISAEKRENEILISISDNGAGIPEAEKANIFQKYQTSKRKVGTGLGLYLSKQIVEYHGGTIWFESEEGKGTTFYFTLPLTDEIKGD
- a CDS encoding response regulator transcription factor → MYLTDSAPQITIVIVEDENLYKKVIIDFLQEDSAFKVVGEAKDGQTAVNLAKELRPDVIIMDLGLPVISGTEATKKIKETNSFIKIIALTAHSDKNEAIDSLIAGASAYVNKDIKIQHLKMIIQTVNEGAIWLSPVIGFKVFSEILKLYKHK
- a CDS encoding R3H domain-containing nucleic acid-binding protein; this translates as MNLEEKNFSNSEFYSDLEKLAAVLPPKIIGEMKKLKLDDIVEVVLDIGRRGELRHLDKSIEYLGQEFVTQKDIDSVISKIDDFTSDNRSGIPGTLHRISAIRNRKGHVIGLTCRVGRVVTGTINCIKDLVLQEKSILFLGKPGVGKTTKLREIARLLADDLSKRVIVVDTSNEIAGDGDVPHIAIGKSRRMQVLSPERQKDVMIEAVENHTPEVIVVDEIGTEQEAQAARTIAERGVMLIATAHGNLLENLIKNPTLSDLVGGVNTVTLGDDEARRRACQKTVLEREKQPTFDIIIEIRDRETLAVYPNASEAVDCILRDWPISPEIRKIDHKGETVEVKQAEKAEKIEQKVNFEAFVDKYTKNIRASSKKIFIYAVSRSMVDKVIERLDIDVEITRNIDEADVVIAHNSFSKGGAKILNVAKDYHLPIHFVKSNTMPQIQKAIKDSFGMKEKPGDSYGMACFDETEEALKEVQGAVYKILNGSDSIELEPRKSHIRKLQHEIIEKYNLTSTSVGEEPERRLKIISTNGLKEVG
- a CDS encoding LdpA C-terminal domain-containing domain, coding for MNTLNETKIIVPAEHTESVARAIFALEEGAFTKIICGAANTNEKHVERLALVYALSGVNVIDVAPSQTIIQSAKAGIKKASDLYNKNPEAFAHYKEPVLMVSLDAGDDLHFRKAEINYSKCSSCFECINSCPARALSTAYSSKGDSLKNLHPADEILQSAVQEDKKIQLNKDNCLGCGRCSEACLQNAISFTKLSNSFDFDFKEIKSIEIHTGSSSIEEVKIFLELNAQLLTNIELLSFCVESKRFNTTELLDYTSSLTELIPQKVILQIDGVPMGATDKPSSSLQAVSAATILVENKTNAYIQISGGTNYFTKKLVNQLDLKISGIGYGTFARKTILSYLDELEEIFIMQLQRIVNITTSLVVN
- the secG gene encoding preprotein translocase subunit SecG; translation: MIAFFQILQTLSGLLLILLVLLHSPKGDGMASIGGAAQLFSSQKGVESGLNKITGGVSFIFVYVSLVLGYKLTDLTSIIGSLIVLGAVVFLVSLFKKFFMRAE